The following nucleotide sequence is from Acidovorax radicis.
GCGCGCCCCGCAAACGCCACAGCATCTTTGACGACGATGTTTGATCGGGCATTAAAAATACAAGCGTTTTTCGCCTATAGCGCTTATGTATCAAGCGCTGATAGCTATCAAATTGATATTAACCACCTTCAACACACACCACCACAAGGAGACAGCACATGAAAATCGCATTCATCGGCCTGGGCAATATGGGCGGCCCCATGGCCCACAACCTACACAAAGCGGGCCACGAGGTGCGCGCGTTTGACCTCTCGCAGCCCGCCCGCGACAAACTGGCCGCAGACGGCGTGCCCATTGCCCCCGACGCCGTTACCGCCGTGCAAGGCGCCGAGGTGGTCGTCAGCATGCTGCCCGCCAGCCAGCATGTGGAAGCCTTGTTTCTGGGCCGCGACGGGCAACCCGGCCTGCTGCAAAGCATTGCCCAAGGCGCGCTCATCATCGACAGCTCGACCATCGCCGCCGCCACCAGCCAGAAGGTTGCCAAGACGGCCGAGGCTGCAGGCGTTGCCTTTATCGACGCCCCCGTCTCTGGCGGCACCGGTGGCGCCATCGCAGGCACCCTCACCTTCATGGTCGGTGGCCCTGCCGCAGCCCTGGAACGCGCCCGCCCCCTGCTCGAAAAAATGGGTGCCAACATCTTCCACGCGGGCGCAGTGGGCGCGGGCCAGACGGCCAAGATCTGCAACAACATGCTGCTGGGCATCCTGATGGCCGGCACCAGCGAAGCCATTGCCCTGGGCGTGGCCAACGGCCTGGACCCCAAGGTGCTGTCTGAGATCATGCGCCGCAGCTCGGGCGGCAACTGGGCGCTGGAGAAGTACAAC
It contains:
- the mmsB gene encoding 3-hydroxyisobutyrate dehydrogenase, whose amino-acid sequence is MKIAFIGLGNMGGPMAHNLHKAGHEVRAFDLSQPARDKLAADGVPIAPDAVTAVQGAEVVVSMLPASQHVEALFLGRDGQPGLLQSIAQGALIIDSSTIAAATSQKVAKTAEAAGVAFIDAPVSGGTGGAIAGTLTFMVGGPAAALERARPLLEKMGANIFHAGAVGAGQTAKICNNMLLGILMAGTSEAIALGVANGLDPKVLSEIMRRSSGGNWALEKYNPMPGVMETAPASKGYAGGFGTDLMLKDLGLAQENATAVKASTPLGGLARNLYAAHSLAGHGALDFSSIIKMVQKG